Within the Dermacentor silvarum isolate Dsil-2018 chromosome 8, BIME_Dsil_1.4, whole genome shotgun sequence genome, the region GTTGTAACGCGTTCCCCTTGGCTGACGCGGTACGCCGAAGCGGGCGGACGCGGGCGCGCGCGAAACACGCGGCTTTGACGCGCGCGCGTCGACGACGTCGTCCCTCGCTCTCTCGCGACGGCACAGCAGTGCTCGGGGAAAGAGCCGCGCGGGGGAGGGCGAAGACGAAGGGGTTGCAGGGGCGGCCCAATCGCGAGGCGGCGCGCGGGGGAAGGGGGTAGTGCGCCTCGCGCGGCAAAGGGGAGCTTTCAAAAGCGGCGCCGGCTCAGGGGCTGTCAGGCTGTGCAGTGCTCCGCGGTGCCGCGATGATCATGCATGCCGCTGCCGGGATGCCGGAACCTGGTCGTGGTGCTCCTCGCGATGCTCCTTCTCCTCATGGTCGCCGCCTCGCCGAAGGCGCGCGCTGCTCCGGCGGCGGCGTCGTCGCGCGGCGTCGACGCCAGCGCCGAAGATGCCGACGACAACGCGAGCAGCAGCGACAGCTCTCAGGAGACGACGGTGCGCCGGCTGCGACACGGACgggcgcgtgccgccgccgcGATCGCTGCTAGTGCGGACGTCGATGAACTGGGCGAAGGCTCCTCCTCGTCCGAGGAGCAGGACAGTGCTGGTGGTGGGATGGTGGCCGACGACCCGAACGACGCCAACGAGGCCGTCAAGCACCCGCGCGGCACCAGCCGCTACCTGCAGCTCTACTGCCGCACCGGATACAACCTGGTCATCCACGCCAACGGGAAGGTCAACGGGACCAGGGAGGACCGGAACCGATACGGTCAGTGCACGGCTCTGTGCTCCTCCTCAATGCTCCCTCTGTGTACCTGTGTGCGAGTTGCGTATTGCTTTGATTGGGTGCGTTGAATTTCCGCCGACCGACGCCGGTCCCGCCGAAGAGCTCCGGCTATCAAATGCCGCGACATCCAGGATGTGATAGCGCGGATGCGGTGGATGTCATGTGTGTCAATGCTTGACACAGTTGATTGCCGATCTCCatccctcttctttttttatctcttCTTTATCCAGCTCCGTTGTTGATGAATTTACGCTGCATCGGCTACTTAGCTCCTCGTCGCAATATTTTCTCATGATCAGTCGGCTACATCTTCCCAGCGCATTCGTATAGTTCAGCGCTCGCTGAGTACGATTGTGCATCGAGGCAGTCTACCTTGACTGATTCCGATCCGGCCAAGATTAGTTGCAGAGCTTTACGTTCGCCGAATTACGACGTAACGCCGACAGTCATAGGATTCGAAGGCAAgccttttttatttgtttttttccctctctgaCAGTGGCTGGTTGGCATCAATAAACGGAAGTTACGATAAATTGGTTCTCTGCGTGCCCTCGAGGGTCCTCATTGGAGTTCACCCTGACGGCAGTTGTCGCCAGTCGTCGCCGGTCTACGGTCGTTCGCCGGTGACCCCTCGCGTCCCCCACCTCGACTGTTTTATCGCTCTCGCTGCGACGGTACCTCTGACGCTCTCCTGCAGCACGTAGCACGTCTCCAAATGCGGACGCTCGTGGAGTTAGACCAGTTCTTGTTCTTCAATTTTGCTTCTCCTGCGCCTTCTTTATTGCTGCACCGCGTGGCTCTCGCGTTGTGCGGTGCGGCACACCTGCGCCCCCTCCAGCGTTATTTAATATTTTGCCTTCTCATTTGTGAGGCGAAGCACGAACGGCGCTCAGCAACGAACTACGACTCGAAGACTACGACGCAACGAGTTTTTTTATATTTTAGTCATAACGCTTACCACTTGGCATACCAAACAACTCAATATTCTCACCGTGTGGCGCGACCCGGAATGTCTGGTTTGCACGTGGTCAGGAACAGCTCTTGAGAACTCGCACGACCGTTTTGTGCTTATACTGCTAGTGGGCGTGTGTTCTTgcgtgattatatatatatatatatatatacacgctcaATTACGAAGTCTTGgtcggggtccggccttcatcaagaccATGGATGAAGGCCGGACTACGGCCGAAACGTCGAAGTTACATGTCTGTTATTGCTTCTACGTGCGTCTGCAGTTCTTTAAATTTATTAAACACCGAATCTGAAGAACTACTTCCTTCATATACATTGTATATGAATGGGGGACACAGTTACGCGTCGATGCTGTTACAAAAGAGTTGGGCTTCTTTCCAAAGTGAAAGCGTATGTTTGGACCGGCGCGTCTACACACAATCATCGCCGCAGATATATAGTAGCGAGCAGTAACTTCGCGACCCTGCCTGACGAGCCGAGCAAGGCCGGCGCGCTCGCTTTCAATGGAGGAGGCACGGCGAGCCGTCACTTGAAACGGCGCTCGGCTAAACTAGTTCGCCGCGTTTTATTACTCCGCGCATATCCCAGAGGCGGTAGACGGAGACGAGGTGACCTCGATACATGCTAACCTGACGACGGCGCACGTCAGCTGCGCGCGACCTAACCTtcaattattgggttttacgtgccaaaaccacgatctgattatgaggcacgccgtagtgggggactccggaataatttggaccacccggggttatctttaacgtgcacctatatgtaagtgtacacgggtgttttcgcccccatcgaaatgcggccgccgtggccgggattcgatcccgcgacctcgtactcagcagcccaacaccatagccacggagcaaccacggcgggtgcgacCTAACCTTGTTCCATGACGCGACCTGCCGCGCTTTACGTCTAATTCAAGATGTCAACGTTCCGAGTGACGTGCTTCGGTGCCTAGCCAACCGCGAGCACGTAGTAAAATTTCTGTGTAGTGCCGTCAGacccgtgtgtgtgtgttttaatttCAAGTTTGTTTGTCGTGTAGAGAACGGTGATGCAATATTTCGCACATACGCCAATGCTGCCGTTTTTCGCCTTTCAAGTATTCATTACCCGTAGGAAAAAAAGGTCGGGAAATCCCGATGGTTCCATTCTGCTGCAAATGGTTCGGCGAGGTCGTGGCATCGGGGAGAGTGCTTTCCTTCATAGGCGTCGGTCATTTCGAGCCGAGTCCATTAGTTACCTCAGCGTCTTCCTCTCTCGTTATGTATGCGATCCGGCGAAGCGGAAAGTGGCCACGAAGTGAAGCTTATGATGGGGGAGGACCGCGaacttagggggggggggggggggggggtcgagcgGCTTATCTTTGATAAATGGCGCGAATACAATTTACC harbors:
- the LOC119460962 gene encoding fibroblast growth factor 9 — protein: MPLPGCRNLVVVLLAMLLLLMVAASPKARAAPAAASSRGVDASAEDADDNASSSDSSQETTVRRLRHGRARAAAAIAASADVDELGEGSSSSEEQDSAGGGMVADDPNDANEAVKHPRGTSRYLQLYCRTGYNLVIHANGKVNGTREDRNRYAVLEMNAVAVKLYSIRGVASKRYLCMNRKGQLSGQKRRSEKCIFQLTELANSYTTFSSMRYSRGTRWRWYLSIGKNGHVKRGRRPRQKGTNFLPRSVKDFKP